The genomic DNA TGGCTCATACTGAGCGTTACTATCTTGATAGCTGCCGGTTTCGGCGTTTATGCCTTTCTCGCAAAACCTGTCTATGAAGCGAAGGTTTTTATTGTACCTCCAACTCAGAACGGCATCGCTGAGCTGAATTATGGGCGTGGGAAAAGCACAGAGCTTGACCCTTATTCGATCGGATATGTGTACGGTGTTTTTACCCGAAATTTACAAGGAGAGTCACTTCGCCAGAAGTTTTTTAATGATATCTATCTCCCCTCTCTCTCTGAGCAAGCGCGTCAGGGGGCAATGGATCGATTGTATGAGGGTTTTTCTAAGCAGCTGGTTATAAAAGGTGGGAGTAAGGATGCTCCGGATCGATATTCTGTAACTGTTCAGGGGGGCGATCCCGTGAAGGCCACAGAATGGATCAAGGCTTATGTATCGCGCGCCAGCGAAGCTGCCGAGCTGGAGTTAGTTAAGAACGTAACTGCCGAAGCAGCGGTGAGAGCTCGAAATTTGGAGCAGCGGATTATCAGCTTGCGTGAAAATGCACAGCGTATACGCGAAGATCGTATTCAGCAGCTTCGTGAGGCGCTGAAAATAGCTGAGTCCATAGGGCTAACCGGCCCGGCAATAAAATCTACAGCCGCAATTGATATAACCGTAGAGGCTGGTAGTAAGATGGATTACCAACGGGGAAGCAAAGCGTTGGCTGCCGAAATTAATGCTTTGGAGTCTCGTGCCTCAGACGATGCTTTTATATCGGATTTACGGTCATTGCAGATGCGATACAACTTTTACCGAAAGTTAAATGTTGATCCCGAAAATATCTCGGTTTATCGGCAAGATGGTAGTGTTGAAGTGCCTGAGAGTCCTATAAAGCCCAGGAAGATTTTTATTCTTGGTGTGGGCGTAATCATTGGTCTTCTGTTTGGTGGGTTTGTGGCTTTGATTCGGTTTTTTCTGGCGCGTGCTAATGTGCATGAAAGAGTGAATCATTAATTATATAGCGCCAATTGTCCCGATAAATGAAGTGAGCATCGTCAAATGAGTCCGCGGGGTTTGCTAAATCTCGCGATTCAGTTGTCATTTTTTATTTTATAGGTTGCTCATAAAACTCCAGTGCTGCGTTTGACGCGATCAGCTCGATGTCTCACTCTTGGATCAGTAGCGGCCTCCCTTAGTTGCTACAGATATCCACTTTTTTAAGGTGTTTTTAGTACGTTCTAAGTTGACATGTATTCATACAAGCTCATTTTGTTGTAGAGACGCATACATCCAGTACTCTAAATAATCTAATGATATTTGGGATGGTTCTTGCTCGCGATTGCGTTCGGCGCTGCTACAGTTGCATCTAAGCTTTTCTCCAAAGTTGAGTTATCATTTTCAGGGAGCGAGTAATGTTTGATGTCAATCACGTGTTCCCTGATTCAATAAGACTTATGCTGGGTTAATTTCATTTCATATGGGTGGAGATGACCTGTGAGATCAATTTAATGGAACGATGTGAAATGTGGATAGGCATCCAGTGTGATGCCGGTTGAGGTTTGGTGTGCTTGGGTGGCGCGCCATTTTTTTTGGGGCTCGCCTTTACGATTTTCAGCTTGTGCAGAGATTTATTCGCTTCGTCCAAAGGGATCGAGGTACTTATTTTGCTGAATCTCGCTCAGGGCCGACAAAATTTTGACCATTGCAGTCATTTGTCAATCGGATTGAGATTGTATCTATCCAGGGGTGAGCTAGGTCATGAAGAGTCAATAGAATTTTATTGGCATGAATGATATCTTCATGACGATGAAATCGAAAATTGTGTCTGAGCGGAGTAGAGCGCTTAATCAGCAAGCGGCCGGTTGCTGATGGCTAAAAGCTATTAACTTTTGATGTGGGCGTCCATGTCCCCGCATGAGGTCTGATGACCTGGTGGATCAGGCGTTTCAAGAAGCGGTAGTAAATGCTAAGGCAATAATGTGCCTATATGGGTTAACTGAACAAAACAGAAGCGTAAAAATGAGGGGATAGCCCCCTGTCAAAAACGCTTGGTTACAAAAAATAGGGAGTTGTGTTTGATGTCAAGCTTGAAGCAGGCGAGCGTCGCCAAATTTAAGAATAAAGAGGCCGTTATCGGCATAGTGGGCCTCGGCTACGTCGGTCTGCCTCTGATGCTTCGATATAACGCTATTGGTTTCAAAGTGCTAGGTATAGATATTGATGTTTCAAAAGTAGAGGCGTTGAATTCAGGGAAAAGCTATATCGAACATATTTCCAGTGAAAAGGTTTTCCTTGCACGCCAAAGTGGTTTTGAAGCAAC from Pseudomonas beijingensis includes the following:
- a CDS encoding LPS O-antigen chain length determinant protein WzzB; this encodes MQNDRDDIRRADEVDLIELIQSLWNQKWLILSVTILIAAGFGVYAFLAKPVYEAKVFIVPPTQNGIAELNYGRGKSTELDPYSIGYVYGVFTRNLQGESLRQKFFNDIYLPSLSEQARQGAMDRLYEGFSKQLVIKGGSKDAPDRYSVTVQGGDPVKATEWIKAYVSRASEAAELELVKNVTAEAAVRARNLEQRIISLRENAQRIREDRIQQLREALKIAESIGLTGPAIKSTAAIDITVEAGSKMDYQRGSKALAAEINALESRASDDAFISDLRSLQMRYNFYRKLNVDPENISVYRQDGSVEVPESPIKPRKIFILGVGVIIGLLFGGFVALIRFFLARANVHERVNH